The proteins below are encoded in one region of Fimbriimonadaceae bacterium:
- a CDS encoding metallophosphoesterase, protein MALTRRDLFAATAAGVLLPAVCLPAPRPDRKRVLRIAHLTDIHVQPEKGAPEGMEACLAHAQSQKDKPNLIVTGGDLIMDAFGASEERTKTQWDIFTRVMKANAELPVRHTVGNHDVWAWGLGDAHEKHPMFAKAWACHALGLEKPYYSFDQAGWHFVVLDSTFRAGNGYTAKLDDEQFEWLADDLAKVDAKTNVMVVSHIPILAVCSFFDGENEKSGNWVIPGSWVHIDARRIKDLFKKNPNVRLCVSGHEHLTDQVVYNNVAYFCNGAVSGGWWGGDYHECTYGYALVDLFDDGSFENRYVPYGWKTRG, encoded by the coding sequence ATGGCCTTGACCCGAAGAGACCTGTTCGCCGCGACCGCGGCCGGAGTGTTGTTGCCCGCCGTCTGCTTGCCGGCACCGCGGCCCGACCGTAAACGCGTGCTTCGCATCGCGCACCTCACCGACATCCACGTGCAGCCCGAGAAGGGCGCGCCGGAGGGCATGGAGGCGTGCCTCGCCCACGCGCAGTCGCAAAAGGACAAGCCCAACCTGATCGTCACAGGCGGCGACCTCATCATGGACGCCTTCGGCGCGAGCGAAGAGCGGACCAAGACGCAATGGGACATCTTCACGCGGGTGATGAAGGCGAACGCGGAACTGCCGGTGCGGCACACCGTGGGCAACCACGACGTCTGGGCCTGGGGGTTGGGGGACGCGCACGAGAAGCACCCGATGTTTGCCAAGGCGTGGGCGTGCCACGCCTTGGGTTTGGAGAAGCCCTACTACAGCTTTGACCAGGCGGGCTGGCACTTCGTGGTGCTGGACAGCACGTTCCGCGCGGGCAATGGTTACACGGCAAAGCTCGACGATGAGCAGTTCGAGTGGCTCGCGGACGATCTGGCCAAGGTGGATGCCAAAACGAACGTGATGGTCGTCAGCCACATCCCGATCCTAGCCGTGTGCAGCTTCTTCGACGGGGAGAACGAGAAGTCTGGCAACTGGGTCATCCCAGGTTCCTGGGTCCACATCGACGCTCGCCGCATCAAGGACCTCTTCAAGAAGAACCCGAACGTGCGGCTCTGCGTCAGCGGCCATGAGCACTTGACCGACCAAGTGGTCTACAACAACGTCGCTTACTTCTGCAACGGGGCGGTCTCTGGCGGGTGGTGGGGCGGCGACTACCACGAGTGCACCTACGGCTACGCCCTCGTCGACCTGTTCGACGACGGGAGTTTCGAAAACCGCTACGTACCTTACGGCTGGAAGACTCGCGGCTGA
- a CDS encoding prepilin-type N-terminal cleavage/methylation domain-containing protein has translation MRGTRPARAFTLIELLVVIAIIAILAAILFPVFAQAKVAAKKISDLSNTKQLGVALQMYLNDNDDTYMPSNHREDNNAGNEVHWSWMLLPYVKSEQIFVSPADSIKGWAPGCTDRSTNNRGYGEPPMQLTVDGCAAQGYQAGVYTKQVGRISYVANQSVIGRKRQASDTANVVVASALDRPSGTILLAPATEKQFCMQVSAGGEFRTYRPAFGIGRRNQGDLSGTSVPTSPSDLPLEALTISGNVNGQLGKFVGKGMVGAIFSCELRTTNGGPAHTLRYTHSGRFDQGNNYVFGDTSARFVPLYRTFDVKNFLWGIRAYSLNGLPVVDPVTKLELE, from the coding sequence ATGCGTGGAACCCGTCCCGCGAGAGCCTTTACCCTTATCGAGCTCTTGGTGGTCATTGCGATCATCGCCATTCTTGCCGCCATTCTCTTCCCGGTCTTCGCCCAGGCAAAGGTCGCGGCCAAGAAGATCTCCGATCTCAGCAATACAAAGCAGCTCGGCGTTGCGCTTCAGATGTACCTGAACGACAACGACGACACGTACATGCCGAGCAACCACCGCGAGGACAACAACGCGGGGAACGAAGTCCACTGGAGCTGGATGCTGCTTCCTTACGTGAAGAGTGAGCAGATTTTCGTGAGCCCGGCCGACTCGATCAAGGGCTGGGCCCCCGGTTGCACGGACCGCTCCACGAACAACCGGGGCTATGGCGAGCCGCCGATGCAGCTCACCGTGGACGGCTGCGCCGCCCAGGGTTACCAGGCCGGCGTCTACACCAAGCAGGTGGGCCGCATCAGCTATGTGGCGAACCAGTCGGTCATCGGTCGCAAGCGCCAGGCAAGCGACACCGCAAACGTCGTGGTCGCCTCCGCGCTCGACCGCCCGTCCGGAACGATCCTGCTCGCCCCTGCCACCGAAAAGCAGTTCTGCATGCAGGTCTCTGCCGGTGGTGAGTTCCGCACGTATCGTCCGGCGTTCGGCATCGGCCGACGCAACCAAGGCGACCTCTCTGGCACCAGCGTCCCGACCAGCCCCTCGGATCTCCCGCTTGAGGCGCTCACCATCAGCGGCAATGTGAACGGCCAGCTAGGCAAGTTCGTCGGCAAGGGAATGGTCGGCGCCATCTTCAGCTGCGAACTCCGAACGACCAATGGCGGCCCTGCCCACACGCTGCGCTATACGCACAGCGGCCGGTTCGACCAAGGCAACAACTATGTCTTCGGCGACACCAGCGCCCGCTTTGTCCCGCTCTACCGAACGTTCGACGTGAAGAACTTCCTTTGGGGCATCCGCGCCTATTCGCTGAACGGCCTCCCGGTCGTCGATCCGGTTACCAAGCTCGAACTCGAGTAG
- a CDS encoding glycosyltransferase family 2 protein, translated as MPGNSKEPPFVFHSGLPTPSPAPSLTVIVVSYNTVDALRRCLASLAADHSAGVVTEVVVVDNASHDDSVAMVRQEFPWVRLIANDRNAGFGVANNQALDSVATDFALLLNPDALARPGAVARLLEVAAEPGVVAVGGKLVDPGTERPQNSCANELTLWAVFCEQTLLEKAFPRNPVLAPYWTTRAILSTGSSEPRPVGQVQGACLLFRPLERFDEDYFLYVEDTDLCRKLRRHGRILYVPDAVFEHELGASSTGNRWMSVARYNRGKELYFLKHHGPAAMAACFVMDRFGALMRLFGYLALSLVKPGRGWQGVTLFARVLSAPFRGPAMPRDAQP; from the coding sequence ATTCCCGGCAACTCCAAGGAACCACCCTTCGTCTTTCATAGCGGACTGCCCACTCCCTCGCCCGCCCCGAGCCTTACCGTCATCGTCGTCAGCTACAACACGGTTGACGCCTTGCGGCGCTGTCTCGCCAGCCTTGCGGCCGACCACAGTGCCGGCGTCGTGACCGAAGTCGTGGTAGTGGACAACGCCTCCCACGACGACTCGGTCGCAATGGTGCGCCAAGAGTTCCCCTGGGTACGGCTGATCGCGAACGACCGCAACGCGGGCTTTGGCGTCGCGAACAACCAGGCACTGGACTCGGTCGCGACGGACTTCGCCCTCTTGCTAAACCCGGACGCACTGGCCAGGCCGGGCGCCGTCGCCAGGCTGCTGGAGGTAGCGGCCGAGCCTGGCGTCGTGGCAGTCGGCGGCAAGCTCGTAGACCCCGGGACAGAACGGCCCCAAAACAGTTGTGCGAACGAATTGACCCTCTGGGCCGTGTTCTGCGAGCAGACCCTGCTGGAGAAGGCCTTCCCTCGCAACCCCGTCCTCGCCCCCTATTGGACGACTAGAGCAATCCTCTCCACAGGTTCAAGCGAGCCCCGTCCAGTCGGGCAGGTCCAAGGCGCGTGCCTCCTTTTCCGGCCGTTGGAGCGCTTCGACGAAGACTATTTCTTGTACGTCGAGGACACCGACCTCTGCCGAAAACTCCGGCGTCACGGGCGCATCCTCTACGTGCCGGACGCGGTCTTCGAACACGAACTCGGTGCCTCCAGCACGGGGAACCGGTGGATGTCGGTGGCGCGCTACAACCGGGGAAAAGAGCTCTACTTCTTGAAGCACCATGGGCCCGCGGCGATGGCGGCCTGCTTCGTGATGGATCGCTTCGGGGCGCTGATGCGGCTCTTTGGCTATCTGGCGCTCTCACTCGTGAAGCCCGGCCGGGGTTGGCAGGGGGTCACGCTTTTCGCACGGGTCCTCAGCGCTCCCTTCCGGGGACCGGCTATGCCCCGGGACGCTCAGCCCTGA
- a CDS encoding catalase, with the protein MNDRFPPPGQDREHETLTTNQGCPVANNQDQLTAGPRGGTLMEDFIFREKMTQFDHERIPERVVHARGSAAHGVFRVYDDSMKEFTRARFLTDPSLETETFTRFSTVVGSRGSADTVRDVRGFATKFYTVEGVYDLVGNNIPVFFIQDGMKFPDLVHSIKPEPHHEMPQASAAHDTFWDFISLTPEAMHMVMWVLSDRALPTSYAKMEGFGVHTFRLTNAEGRSTLCKIHWKPTEGLSSLVWDETQKIAGKNPDFNRKDLWERIEQGTFPEFELGLQLFTEEEAAGWDFDVLDATKIVPEELVPVRRVGKMTLNRNPDNFFAETEQVAFHPGHLVPGIDFTNDPLLQARLFSYLDTQLNRFGGVNFHQVPINRPRCPVFNNNQDGFMRMEQDKGRVNYEPNSLAGGKPHEDRERGFTSHPEPQEGVKTRGRPESFDDHFSQAELFWNSQSEPEREHLVEAIKFELGKVEHMHIRERMIQLFYRVSPEIAERAAPHVGVEKVDGDISYLEETTSRTPRSKLAPIGSSPALSMERSQRTARGRKVAILVAAGVAGNQANELKQALKQHDVTCEVVAPMSGRVETSDGSEVMADHNFSTAASVLFDAVYVPGGTGALEKLKSQGDAVHFVNEAFKHCKPVAASGDGVGLLEASNIVGVSFAEGASLLEDKGVLTTRADSAAELAHALANALGQHRFWQRDRKDEVPA; encoded by the coding sequence ATGAACGACCGCTTTCCACCTCCCGGACAGGATCGAGAACACGAGACGCTGACTACGAACCAAGGCTGTCCCGTCGCCAATAACCAGGACCAGCTGACTGCCGGCCCGCGCGGCGGCACGCTCATGGAGGACTTCATCTTCCGCGAGAAGATGACCCAGTTCGACCACGAGCGCATCCCGGAGCGGGTCGTCCACGCCCGCGGGTCGGCGGCGCACGGTGTGTTTCGGGTCTATGACGACTCGATGAAGGAGTTCACTCGCGCGCGCTTCCTCACCGACCCCAGCCTGGAGACCGAGACGTTCACCCGGTTCTCGACCGTGGTCGGCAGCCGAGGCTCGGCCGATACCGTACGTGACGTCCGCGGTTTCGCCACGAAGTTCTACACGGTCGAAGGCGTCTACGACCTGGTGGGCAACAACATCCCAGTGTTCTTTATCCAGGACGGCATGAAGTTCCCGGACCTTGTGCACTCGATAAAGCCCGAGCCGCACCACGAAATGCCCCAGGCCAGCGCTGCCCACGACACCTTCTGGGACTTCATCTCGCTCACCCCAGAGGCGATGCACATGGTCATGTGGGTGCTTTCCGACCGGGCGCTCCCCACGAGCTACGCGAAGATGGAGGGCTTTGGGGTGCACACCTTCCGGCTGACCAACGCGGAGGGGCGGTCGACACTCTGCAAGATCCATTGGAAACCTACCGAAGGGCTCTCTTCTTTGGTCTGGGACGAAACACAAAAGATCGCGGGCAAGAACCCCGACTTCAATCGAAAAGACCTTTGGGAGCGCATCGAACAGGGCACCTTTCCCGAGTTCGAACTCGGCCTACAGCTCTTCACCGAAGAGGAGGCGGCGGGGTGGGACTTCGACGTGCTGGATGCCACCAAGATCGTGCCGGAAGAGCTAGTCCCGGTGCGCCGGGTCGGCAAGATGACGCTCAACCGCAACCCCGACAACTTCTTTGCCGAGACCGAGCAGGTCGCCTTCCATCCCGGCCACCTTGTGCCGGGCATCGACTTCACGAACGACCCGCTCCTCCAGGCGCGACTCTTCTCCTATCTCGACACCCAGCTCAACCGGTTTGGCGGCGTCAACTTTCACCAGGTGCCGATCAACCGCCCTCGATGCCCGGTCTTCAATAACAACCAGGACGGCTTCATGCGCATGGAGCAGGACAAGGGACGCGTCAACTACGAGCCTAACTCGCTGGCTGGGGGCAAGCCCCACGAAGACCGTGAGCGGGGATTCACCAGCCACCCCGAGCCTCAAGAAGGCGTGAAAACGCGCGGCCGGCCGGAAAGCTTCGACGACCATTTCAGCCAGGCCGAACTCTTTTGGAACTCCCAGTCCGAGCCCGAAAGGGAGCACCTCGTCGAGGCGATCAAGTTCGAACTTGGCAAAGTTGAGCATATGCATATCCGCGAGCGCATGATCCAGCTTTTCTACCGCGTCTCACCCGAGATCGCCGAGCGTGCCGCCCCCCACGTCGGAGTGGAGAAAGTAGATGGCGATATCAGCTACCTGGAGGAGACGACGTCTCGGACTCCGCGAAGCAAGCTTGCGCCTATTGGTTCGTCACCAGCGCTCAGTATGGAGAGGTCGCAGCGGACGGCCAGAGGGCGAAAGGTCGCGATCCTTGTCGCCGCCGGTGTTGCCGGCAATCAAGCGAATGAGCTTAAGCAAGCGCTGAAGCAGCACGACGTGACCTGTGAGGTGGTCGCCCCAATGAGCGGAAGGGTCGAGACCTCCGACGGTTCCGAAGTGATGGCCGACCATAATTTTTCAACCGCGGCCTCGGTGCTTTTCGACGCGGTCTACGTCCCCGGCGGCACCGGTGCGCTGGAGAAGCTCAAGTCGCAGGGCGACGCTGTGCACTTCGTGAACGAGGCGTTCAAGCACTGCAAGCCGGTCGCGGCGAGCGGCGACGGGGTCGGGCTTCTGGAAGCCTCCAACATTGTCGGCGTGAGCTTCGCTGAGGGGGCCAGCCTCCTCGAGGACAAGGGCGTGCTCACGACCCGGGCCGACTCAGCCGCCGAGCTGGCGCATGCCCTCGCCAACGCGCTTGGCCAACACCGCTTCTGGCAACGGGACAGAAAGGACGAGGTGCCCGCTTGA
- a CDS encoding VOC family protein translates to MTPKNTICLWYDKDALEAAEFYAKTFPDSEVIAVHRAPSDFPGGQQGDVLTVDFTVCGIRCMGLNGGPVFKHSEAFSFQIATDDQEETDRYWDAILGNGGEASECGWCKDRWGLSWQITPRTLTEAMEAGGDEAKRAFEAMMTMQKIDVAKIDAARRG, encoded by the coding sequence ATGACACCAAAAAACACGATCTGCCTTTGGTACGACAAGGACGCGCTTGAGGCGGCCGAGTTCTATGCCAAGACCTTCCCGGACAGCGAAGTGATCGCGGTCCACCGGGCGCCGTCCGACTTTCCCGGGGGCCAGCAGGGCGACGTCCTCACGGTGGACTTCACCGTTTGCGGCATCCGGTGCATGGGCCTTAACGGCGGCCCCGTGTTCAAGCACTCGGAGGCGTTCTCCTTCCAGATCGCCACGGACGACCAAGAGGAGACCGACCGCTATTGGGACGCCATCCTGGGCAACGGCGGGGAAGCGAGCGAGTGCGGGTGGTGCAAAGACCGATGGGGCCTTTCCTGGCAGATCACGCCCCGCACCCTCACCGAGGCCATGGAGGCTGGCGGTGACGAAGCGAAGCGCGCTTTCGAGGCGATGATGACGATGCAGAAAATCGACGTCGCCAAGATCGACGCCGCTCGCCGGGGATAA
- a CDS encoding ABC transporter ATP-binding protein, which translates to MTPSAIEIEGLKKSFVLSHSGIGSLKTAALWWKKRKVERLEVLKGLTFTVPKGQCVAVVGKNGAGKSTLLSLLANVYRPDQGTIKVHGRIAPLLELGAGFHPDLTGLENVLFNGMILGLKRKEVVARFDDIVEFSELSSHIDSPVRTYSSGMLARLGFAVAVHVDAEILIVDEVLAVGDYAFEEKCYRYIEGFKAQGGTILFVSHNPDSVLRVADRCLWLKDGQVEMDGEPRAVLGVYESQG; encoded by the coding sequence ATGACCCCAAGCGCCATCGAGATCGAGGGGCTGAAGAAAAGCTTCGTCTTATCCCATAGCGGAATCGGATCCCTAAAGACGGCTGCGCTCTGGTGGAAGAAACGGAAGGTGGAAAGGCTCGAGGTTCTGAAAGGCCTTACGTTCACCGTTCCTAAAGGACAATGTGTTGCAGTTGTCGGCAAGAACGGTGCGGGGAAGAGCACGCTCCTATCGCTCTTGGCGAACGTTTACCGCCCCGACCAAGGGACGATAAAGGTCCACGGCAGGATCGCTCCCCTGCTCGAGCTTGGCGCAGGGTTTCATCCAGATCTTACCGGCTTAGAAAACGTCCTGTTCAACGGCATGATCCTTGGCCTAAAGCGCAAGGAAGTGGTCGCACGTTTCGACGATATCGTAGAGTTTTCCGAGCTGAGCAGCCATATAGACTCGCCCGTGCGGACCTATTCTAGCGGCATGCTCGCACGGCTGGGTTTTGCCGTCGCCGTCCACGTCGACGCGGAGATCCTGATCGTGGACGAGGTGCTCGCCGTCGGAGACTACGCCTTTGAAGAAAAGTGCTACCGCTATATCGAGGGATTCAAGGCCCAGGGCGGCACCATTCTCTTTGTCTCGCACAATCCGGACAGCGTCCTGAGGGTGGCCGACCGTTGCCTCTGGCTGAAAGACGGCCAGGTCGAGATGGATGGAGAGCCCCGAGCCGTCCTTGGAGTCTACGAAAGTCAGGGCTGA
- a CDS encoding DinB family protein: MDLSRYTEPLGRTPAMLAAALRGQPDEWLDAKHTPDVFSPREAVAHLLIVEREWGWIFRIKRVMDPKYREDGQDILETDYAQAHTVEDMLREFEAVRRRSLQLLLELGLAESDMERSVHDPEFGTESVRNQLAGWVAHDLYHLGQIYKSYASLYREEIGPYQQHLNLPDFN, translated from the coding sequence ATGGACCTATCCCGATATACCGAACCTCTCGGCCGCACCCCCGCAATGCTGGCGGCGGCCCTACGCGGGCAGCCTGACGAGTGGCTGGACGCGAAACACACGCCCGACGTCTTCAGTCCTCGCGAGGCCGTGGCCCACTTGCTCATCGTGGAGCGCGAATGGGGCTGGATCTTTCGGATCAAACGGGTGATGGATCCCAAATACCGGGAAGACGGCCAGGACATCCTGGAGACCGACTATGCCCAGGCGCACACGGTCGAGGACATGCTCCGCGAATTCGAGGCGGTGCGGCGTCGGTCGCTCCAGCTGTTGCTCGAGCTCGGGCTTGCCGAAAGTGACATGGAACGGTCGGTCCATGACCCGGAGTTCGGCACGGAATCGGTGCGGAACCAGCTGGCCGGTTGGGTGGCGCACGACCTCTACCACCTAGGGCAGATCTATAAGTCGTACGCCTCGCTCTACCGGGAGGAGATCGGCCCCTACCAGCAGCACCTCAACTTGCCGGACTTCAACTAG